One Gossypium hirsutum isolate 1008001.06 chromosome A08, Gossypium_hirsutum_v2.1, whole genome shotgun sequence genomic window, AATTGATATATGAAAGTAACTTATAACACCAAACTGAATTTTTATATAAAGGTTTAACCTCTTTCCTTCTTTCAGTtccattattctatttttttaatactatttttcttAACCAAACCCTAACCATAACTCTGAAAACAAACATCAAAAACCCTAATCTCAATCTTCAAGATAACGCTTCGGCATTGAAATTTTTCTTCTATGGATTCTCAATTCGAGACGGCCTCGCAACCTGACCCAGCCACCGACGCTTACACCTTCCTCGAATTCAACACCCAAGGTGAGTCCGATTTCGAGTACACGGACTTCCGTGATCCGATTCGTTCATGGCCGACACCCTCCGACGCCCACTCCGCCGAACGATCCGGCTCCGACCACCACTCGGACACTGCTGCTTCCTCTTCTCCCTCTAGCGCTTCGAAAGGCGCTGGCCGTGGCGTAGCGAGCAATAACAACAGCCATAGCAATAGTATTAGCAATAGTGCGGCCGTGGTCGATGCGTTAGCCACGGGGATCGGTGGATTGAATTTTGAGGAGACAGTCGGGGATGAGGATGGCGGGTATGACTACGGAAAAGGAGATTTCGCCGAGCACTCTTGTCGGTATTGTGGGGTTTCAAACCCGGCTTGCGTGGTTCGCTGTAATGTCCCTTCGTGTAGGAAGTGGTTTTGTAATTCAAGAGGGAATACATCCGGCTCGCATATTGTTAATCATCTCGTAAGTTTTCTCCTTTTAGTTcttattttaggaaaaaaatacACTGGTTAAGGCTTAGTGGGCGTGACATTGATGTAGATTTGCATGTTTGTGATCTTGGTTGAAATATTGAAGGCATGTGTTAGGGAGAGAATGCATTTACTAGGAATGGTGCTTTTATTTTAGGGTATTGGCTTTGGATTTTGTTGAGCTTAAAAAAAATGCATGTAGGTTGAGAAAGGAGATGATTCATATGATTGTTTATGCTTTTAAACGGTTAAGTTTCATACTAGGTTTATGGATTCAGTTTTGAAAGTTTAAAGTAGGGATTTCTGCTAAAAATTTTGCCTAAAATTTGAAAGGCAAGCTTAACCTGAAATCAACATATATTGTGAATAAGCACATGAAGTTATGGCATTATTCAGTGTCTTCCTCTTATAGGCTATCCTGAAATCAAAATTAGAGATGTTGGATTTTGATTGAAAGCATGTTTTGACTTTCGTTTCTATTGAGACTGTTAAGAAATTCTTACAGCTAGTGTTACACTCCTGAGGCTGTTATAGGATCTGTTGTTTTTCCCCTTAATTTAAGGAGTTTGCTTATAAGACAATTAGAAGTCAGGTGTTACTCTTAATATCTTCAGACagaaactttattatttattagaaGTCAGGCCTTCATTCCAGATATTGTCTTTTGTTCCTGTTGGAATTTTAACATTTATTACCATTTTGCTTGATTATAGGAATCAGTTTTGCTTATTGTACTTTACACAGGCTGAGGATCACTGTTGATGGTTGCCAATGTTATGCGCACCATTCTTTCTTGTACTTTAAGCATCGTATCTTCTTGTAGCTAGGTAACTGCCTTTCATAGTCATGCAGGTTTTGTTGCATCTACTTGTTTTGCATGTCTGTTTTCTCTTTTCCCATCTTGCATTCATTAACCCAGAAGATCTGACAACACAAACTGCAATCTAATAGTTTGCTTTTACATGAACAAAGAAACAACTGTTTCTTGCTTGCTTCAGACTAATGATGCTGCAGGAAAATGGGCTTAACTCAATTGGGACCACATTGAATGTTTGTGACTAAGTTTTCAGTTTGTACCTTGTCATTCAAGCCTGCCTAGGAAAGCAGTTTCACTTAACCATGTTATTCTGTTTGAAAAAGTTCCTTTTAGTTTTGTGTTTCCATATTTTGTTGAACATCATCTGAGATGCTTTTACTACATGTGTGTGTTATTAAGaatgagattattgaaagtattAACTAGTGTGCTGGATAAAGCAGTTGGGGTAGTCACTGGATGTTGTTGATTGCTGAGttcgttttttttttgttcctttttAGGTGAGATCCAAACACAAGGAAGTCTGCCTTCATAAGGATAGTCCTTTGGGAGAAACAATTCTTGAATGCTACAACTGTGGATGCAGAAATGTTTTTCTTCTTGGTTTTATATCTGCTAAGACAGAGAGTGTTGTCGTTCTTCTTTGTAGAGAACCTTGTTTGAATGTCAATGCTTTGAAGGACATGAATTGGGATTTGAGTCAGTGGTGTCCCCTTATTGATGATAGGTGCTTTCTGCAGTGGTTGGTTAAGGTTGGTGTTCCTTGAATCACATGAAAATAAACTAACGGTTTGAGGACTTACTAATACATTTCACTTCGGCAGATCCCTTCTGAACAAGAACAGTTAAGGGCTCGACAAATAAGTGCTCAACAAATAAACAAGGTGGAAGAGCTTTGGAAGACAAATCCCGATGCCTCCTTTGAAGATCTTGAGAAGCCTGGTGTAGATGATGAACCTCAGCCTGTGGCATTGAAGTATGAAGATGCTTATCAGGTACCCACACTTGCAACAATTGCACTATTTGGCTTTGCATTATTTGGTGAAATTACAGGAAGTTATATAAAGTCTATAATGTGGTTTACCAATCATGTTGATGGTTTCTTTTGCAGTATCAAAATGTTTTCGCACCACTTATTAAGCTTGAAGCTGACTATGATAAAGTATGGATCATCATGTTCACACTCCTTATGTCCAACCAGCTGCCCTCAACTGTTTATGggatattaaattatttgttaaaatgtAATCTTCATGTCTAAATCAATATTTTGCGTTTTTTTGCCAGATGATGAAAGAATCTCAAAGCAAGGACAATGTCACAGTTCGTTGGGATATCGGGCTAAACAAGAAACGAATTGCATATTTTGTCTTTCCAAAGGTGCGTTACTGTAGTCTTTTTTATTAATTGTCTTCTCTGAATTTATTCCATGATGTAATTGTGTTTTTGGTCAATGCCCCACTTGCCCCTGTATGACAAGGTCTCTTTTCATTTTTGAAGTTAATAGAAAAGTTGTGGTGCTGTAGGAAGACAATGAACTCCGTCTGGTACCTGGTGATGAGTTGCGACTGCGTTATTCAGGAGATGCTGCACATCCAGCGTGGCAGGCTGTTGGGCATGTGGTATGTGTCCTTAGTGAGTTTGTGGTTCAGTTCTGGTTTTGATGTGTGCTTGTACATATGTGACATCGATTCTGTGTATTGTTTGTGGAAAACCTGATTTTATCGTATTCCTTGGCAAGGTTTGTGCAGTTGGTGCACCTGAGGAACACACTTATGAGATAtctttctattgtttcagatcaAGCTAACGGCGCAAGAGGAGGTTGCACTTGAGCTTCGTGCTAGTCAGGTAGTTCTCATGTTTCCTTGTTTTCTCGATTGATTTTGGCTTTTGGGGAGGTACTTAAAAATTTGTTCTTGTTGTGGTATAGGGAGTTCCTATTGATGTGAACCATGGGTTTAGCGTTGATTTTGTATGGAAAAGTACAAGTTTTGACCGAATGCAGGGGGCAATGAAAACATTTGCAGTTGATGAAACAAGTGTTAGTGGGTATGTTGGCTCACTTTGTTTTCTTTGCATTTGCTTCTTGTTATTCTAGATTGTTATGTCAGATATCATCATATGTTTTCTTTGCAATTTTTTTGTGTTAGTATTTTCCTTTTGTACATGTACCATGGTAGCAATCTTAATGGtcaataatagaaataaaagttTTTTGGGAACTTGCAATACACCAGTCACTAGATGCTTTTGAGTGTCTTTGTGTACTATAACCTTCTTTATATAGTTTCTTATACATATCTTAAGATGGATTAGATATATGCCATGCATGGGTTGAAATATAGGTCTGTCTGTCAATAACCTAAAGAAACTGTACTTTTCAGTTGGATGGCATGTCTTAATTGTTTTTCTGTTCTTTATTCAAGGAAAATATAGCCACTTTTATTTCAGCTAGGTGTCTAGCATTCAAAACTTTTTTCCTATTTATTTCGAAGGTCATGCATTTGTTGAGCTTGAAGTCTTTGTCCCTTCCAAGTAAGtaattgttaatttcttgcagATATATTTACCATCACCTTCTCGGCCATGAAGTTGAGGTTCAGATGGTTCGTAATACACTGCCTCGTCGTTTTGGTGCACCTGGTCTGCCAGAATTGAATGCATCTCAAGTATAGACCCATTTTTCCCACTTTCTTTGCGTAGATGGATTTTGTTAAATAACATTTCTTTTTTGGTTATCGAGTTGTGTTGACCTTCTTTTGTTGGAAAGGTTTTTGCAGTGAAGAGTGTTCTTCAGAAGCCTATAAGCTTGATTCAAGGCCCCCCTGGCACAGGAAAAACTGTGACTTCTGCCGCCATTGTCTATCACATGGCCAAACAGGGGCAGGGGCAGGTAGCAACTTTGAGACTCTCATATAGTTCGTATTTTGTTCTGTCTATATTTCTGATATTTGATTCTCTTATCAGGTTCTGGTCTGTGCTCCAAGTAATGTGGCTGTCGATCAGCTAGCTGAAAAGATAAGCACAACTGGGTTAAAGGTAGTGAAGTTAAAACTCTTCTAGTCAGATCGTGGTTATGCTAATTGTTCATTTCTTCAAAGGTGTATATTATGATGCATTAATCATATTAGATTCAAGGGAACTATGTTCTAATGTCTTGAAGGTTTAACTAATAATATGCATCAGTCTTAGTTTTCGGGGCAATTATGATTAAGTATTTTGAAGGCTTAACTTGTATTTATCTGTAAATTCATACTTGTTACTAATGTGTTTTTTGGTCCGAAGGTTGTAAGGCTTTGTGCAAAGTCTAGAGAAGCTGTCAGTTCTCCTGTTGAACATTTGACCTTGCATTATCAGGTTTGTGGTGTCTATTTCTTCCATCTGTAGCTCTTCAACAGTTTTTTGTTCATAGCATTATTTCTTTTTTGCAATTTCTGCATGCAGGTCCGACATCTTGATACATCTGAGAAGAGTGAACTTCATAAGTTACAACAATTGAAAGATGAACAAGGTTGGGATACTTTGTCCTGTTGACAATGATGAAAAACCTTGTTTGCtggtgttttttttcttcttgttatCGAAATAGTTTTAGTTAGAGTTTACAGGGACATGACCCTGCTTATACTGAGATGAAAAGGAACCCTTCAATTAACTTGCAAAGTAATGATGAATGTGCAAGTCATTtcttgaaattgaaaattttaaaaatgccaCAATGTTTGTTATTCTAATCCCAAATTTACAGGTGAGTTGTCAAGCAGTGATGAGAAAAAGTACAAAGCATTGAAGCGAGCAACAGAGAGGGAAATATCACAAAGTGCTGATGTCATTTGTTGCACTTGTGTTGGGGCTGCAGATCCCAGACTTGCCAATTTTAGGTTCCGCCAGGTGAATACATCAGATATGTGATATTTAATAACCACTGAACAAACAAACCTACTGACACTCTTTTGCCTTCATTTAGGTACTTATTGATGAGTCTACTCAGGCAACAGAACCTGAGTGTCTCATTCCTTTAGTTCTTGGAGTGAAGCAGGTatgaatgataaaaaatttaatgagataaaTTCTATTGCGCTCCTTGAATGCTTCTTTTTTGTTCTTCtaatgttaatatttttattttaggttgTCCTTGTTGGTGATCATTGCCAACTTGGTCCTGTTATAATGTGCAAGAAAGCAGCTCGTGCTGGGCTGGCGCAATCTCTTTTTGAACGTCTAGTTTTACTTGGTGTTAAACCTATTAGATTGCAGGTGATGTCCTTGTATGTTTGCTGGTTTTGCCCTTCATTTCGATGTGATTTGTAATAGAAAACGAGCATTTATCTGATGGGTAAATTTTCTGTTCTATTTTAGGTTCAATACCGTATGCACCCATGTTTGTCAGAGTTTCCTTCTAACAGTTTCTATGAAGGCACATTGCAAAATGGAGTGACAATCAATGAAAGGCAATCATCAGGCATTGATTTCCCTTGGCCTGTGCCTAATCGTCCCATGTTTTTCTATGTACAGGTATTGGATCTTTAAGTAACAATGTAACAATcaacatacaattttttttcatcccCCATTCATATTCTTCTTTATCCATCACTCTGTGGCGCTGAGGGTGGGTGCAAATGGGAAGAACatcatatattataaattttgctAATAGTTTATTTATTTCATGGTTATGTTTTGTAATTAAATAGTTTTGTTTTAGATGGGACAAGAGGAGATTAGTGCTAGTGGAACATCATATCTCAATCGAACTGAGGCTGCAAATGTTGAAAAGATAGTTACCATCTTGAGAGTGTTTTCCTGTCAGGTGATCTAgacttcttttttccttttcgtTTTCAGATTGATATCAGATtgtaaacaaaatttttaatacaTTGCAGATTGGGGTCATAACACCTTATGAGGGACAACGGGCATATATTGTGAACTATATGTCAAGAAATGGTTCTTTGAGGCAGCAGCTTTACAAGGAAATTGAGGTAATGTGTttgtttgaactttaggaataaaaACCATAGTAtagttatttgttatttaatttgtgGGATTTGCATCAGGTTGCAAGTGTTGACTCATTCCAAGGACGGGAAAAGGATTACATCATTGTTTCTTGTGTGAGAAGTAATGAACATCAGGTTGGTTAACATATTGATACAGGATTTTAAATTAAACTTGCAGCATATGCTTGAATGACTTCTCTGTCTGACTGAATATTATCTGTCTGTCTTGTATATATCTAATGTTCAGTTTTTTTGactccataattttattcatttgtttGCTGGATCAACCTTTAGTTATGGTGTTCGTTTTAAGCTTAATGCTTATATTTTAGTCTGCTCTGACTCTCTTTGCTTTAAATATGAGAAGAACTAGTTTTAActgttttatctattttttagggTATTGGCTTTCTAAATGACCCTCGAAGGCTTAATGTCGCCCTAACACGTGCTCGATATGGTATTGTAATTCTTGGAAACCCTAAAGTTCTTAGCAAACAGCCTCTGTGGAATGGTTTATTGACACATTACAAGGTACCTTCCAATTTTTCTTCAAAAGCAGGTTATTAGCATATTATATGTTCGTTTTTTGGGTACATAGCATATGTAAATGTTAAAGGTAGCTTAATGCTAATTGTGCTGCAGAGAATCTTGCTGTTCTTGTCACTGATCCTTTCTGCTAATGTTTGTAGGAAAATGAGTGTCTGGTTGAAGGACCCCTCAATAACTTGAAGCAGAGTATGGTTCAATTCCAAAAGCCCAAAAAGGTTTGTGTATGGAATACAAAGAAAATGCTTGTTATCTGTTCAAATTTTTAGCTTTTGCTCCTTGCCTCCCAATTGATATTTTGTTTTTAGAGGTTGTCAAGGATGATGTGAATATTAATGTTTGTGTTTCTTATAGATCTACAATGAACGGAGGCTGTTCTTTGGTGGTGGACCTGGCATTCTACCTAATGATAATTTTGGGGATGCCTCATCTAGTCCAAACGTTGATAGAAGAAGCAGCCGTGCCCGGGGTAAGCGCTTGAGCATCTTGAGTCTACAAATTGTATGCCATTTATATCATTTGCACGGAGACATGCCACTGATATTTCTTTTACTGAGATGCACAATAGCAATAGAGTCTGCCTTTGGCACTGAATTTTTAATGTTGAAGAGGGTGATTCTTAGCTGCTTATAATATAATGTGAGCCTTCTCATGTTGGTAACTGCAGGTACTTATATGCCTTCTGGTCCACCCAATGGTACACATAAGCCTGGAGTGCATCCTACTGGGTTCCCAATGCCCCGGGTTCCTCTTCCACCATTTCCGGGCTCTCCTTCTCAGCCTTATGCTATTCCATCCCGTGGAGCTGTACATGGACCAGTGGGAGCTGTTCCTCAAGTCCCTCAACCAGGAAGTCGAGGCTTTGGGGTTGGTCGGGGTAACGCTAGTGCTCCTATTGGCCATCATCTCCCACATCAGCAAGGCTCACAGCAAAATGTCGGTACTATCGGATCTCCCTTTAACTTCCCTCCTCTGGAGAACCCAAATAGCCAGCCATCTGTAGGTGGTCCGTTATCTCAACCTGGATTTGTTAACAATGTCAGCACTTTATCCTTTCTCTTCTATTATGGTTTTAGTTTTGTACATTTATTATGTTCTTTGATATCATGGGATTCTGACCATGCTTGTCATCTGAAATAGATGCCCGTCCAAGGGGCAAGCCAGACAATTCGTGATGGATTTTCAATGGGAGGAATGTCCCAGGTACATCATCTTGCATGAATCTTCTAATTTTCTTCCATAATTGCAATTAATGTTCTTGATAACTTATAATTGGTTTGTTTGACCATCCCACAGGACTTCTTGGGTGAGGACTTCAAAAGCCAAGGCTCACATGTTCCTTATAACATTGCTGATTTTTCAACACAGGTAGAGGCTGTTTACTTCTAGcatttttcattatattaatattatcttCTCAATCCTGTACGTCATACATCAGTAAGTGGGGTTGCTtggtatttgctttgaatttTATTGGAGATTGCTCTAGTGGCTTACTGCCAAACTGCCAAGCGCCCAAGCCTTGACCGTATGGAAAGAGA contains:
- the LOC107919919 gene encoding regulator of nonsense transcripts 1 homolog; the encoded protein is MDSQFETASQPDPATDAYTFLEFNTQGESDFEYTDFRDPIRSWPTPSDAHSAERSGSDHHSDTAASSSPSSASKGAGRGVASNNNSHSNSISNSAAVVDALATGIGGLNFEETVGDEDGGYDYGKGDFAEHSCRYCGVSNPACVVRCNVPSCRKWFCNSRGNTSGSHIVNHLVRSKHKEVCLHKDSPLGETILECYNCGCRNVFLLGFISAKTESVVVLLCREPCLNVNALKDMNWDLSQWCPLIDDRCFLQWLVKIPSEQEQLRARQISAQQINKVEELWKTNPDASFEDLEKPGVDDEPQPVALKYEDAYQYQNVFAPLIKLEADYDKMMKESQSKDNVTVRWDIGLNKKRIAYFVFPKEDNELRLVPGDELRLRYSGDAAHPAWQAVGHVIKLTAQEEVALELRASQGVPIDVNHGFSVDFVWKSTSFDRMQGAMKTFAVDETSVSGYIYHHLLGHEVEVQMVRNTLPRRFGAPGLPELNASQVFAVKSVLQKPISLIQGPPGTGKTVTSAAIVYHMAKQGQGQVLVCAPSNVAVDQLAEKISTTGLKVVRLCAKSREAVSSPVEHLTLHYQVRHLDTSEKSELHKLQQLKDEQGELSSSDEKKYKALKRATEREISQSADVICCTCVGAADPRLANFRFRQVLIDESTQATEPECLIPLVLGVKQVVLVGDHCQLGPVIMCKKAARAGLAQSLFERLVLLGVKPIRLQVQYRMHPCLSEFPSNSFYEGTLQNGVTINERQSSGIDFPWPVPNRPMFFYVQMGQEEISASGTSYLNRTEAANVEKIVTILRVFSCQIGVITPYEGQRAYIVNYMSRNGSLRQQLYKEIEVASVDSFQGREKDYIIVSCVRSNEHQGIGFLNDPRRLNVALTRARYGIVILGNPKVLSKQPLWNGLLTHYKENECLVEGPLNNLKQSMVQFQKPKKIYNERRLFFGGGPGILPNDNFGDASSSPNVDRRSSRARGTYMPSGPPNGTHKPGVHPTGFPMPRVPLPPFPGSPSQPYAIPSRGAVHGPVGAVPQVPQPGSRGFGVGRGNASAPIGHHLPHQQGSQQNVGTIGSPFNFPPLENPNSQPSVGGPLSQPGFVNNMPVQGASQTIRDGFSMGGMSQDFLGEDFKSQGSHVPYNIADFSTQGGYAVDYASQGAQSGFPGNFLNQNSQAGYSRFGAGNDFMTQDYMNHGSQGLFTQAGFNDPSQDDASQSHFGAANPNQLQSQGLMNSLYSQPFAHYNTQPLNLQSPQQQQPQQGQGSQNQNLRYNG